From a region of the Chitinophaga caseinilytica genome:
- the mutS gene encoding DNA mismatch repair protein MutS yields the protein MAKSKTEETPLMQQHNAIKARYPDAVLLFRVGDFYETFNQDAVIASKVLGIVLTKRANGSASFVDLAGFPHHSLDSYLHKLVKAGHRVAVCDQLEDPKTVKGIVKRGVTEMVTPGVAVNDKILENSQNNFLAAVHFGGDVTGVAFLDISTGEFYIAQGSLEYIDKLLQSFRPAEVIFARQQQKHFRQTFGSRFYTYNLDEWIFTGTYAREILLKHFETHNLKGFGVEELGEAIIAAGATMHYLKDTEHPNLQHITSLQRIDQDDFLWMDRFTIRNLELLQSTVEQGKSLIGTLDHTLTPMGARLLKRWIVFPLRDIQKINERLDAVETLIRETDLTHKLQLHLRNVGDLERLVSKIPLRKINPREVMQLARALKEVEDVSALLGDVQDPMLRQLQEQLDPCRPILDRILQQISDNPPVLANKGGVIREGVDATLDDLRAIASSGKEYLLRIQQQESEATGIPSLKVAFNNVFGYYLEVTNTHKNKVPDNWIRKQTLANAERYITPELKEYEEKIVGAEDKIMALEIQLYDALILALQEFIVPVQRNAQALARLDCLHCFAHNAVQFKYRRPVVNDGFQLNITEGRHPVIEQGLPPGESYVNNDLLLDHEQQQVIILTGPNMSGKSALLRQTALITLMAHMGSFVPASAAEIGLTDKIFTRVGASDNLSGGESTFMVEMNETASIINNISPRSLIILDEIGRGTSTYDGISIAWSIVEYLHDMTEHRPKTLFATHYHELNELENTHSRVKNFHITNKEVGNKIIFLRKLAPGGSSQSFGIHVARIAGMPPQLIKRANEILSQLESQHIEAPMEQIAAPVQKMQLSIFDSHSDTFKAIREKLSEMDINRLTPVQALMKLSEIKDMLQ from the coding sequence ATGGCTAAAAGCAAAACGGAAGAAACGCCCCTGATGCAGCAGCACAACGCCATCAAAGCCCGGTATCCGGATGCCGTGCTGCTTTTCAGGGTGGGAGATTTTTATGAAACGTTCAACCAGGACGCCGTTATCGCGTCGAAAGTACTCGGTATCGTGCTCACCAAAAGGGCCAACGGCTCCGCTTCGTTCGTGGACCTGGCCGGTTTCCCGCACCATTCGCTGGACTCCTACCTCCACAAACTCGTAAAAGCCGGGCATCGCGTGGCGGTGTGCGACCAGCTGGAAGACCCGAAAACCGTGAAGGGCATCGTGAAGCGCGGGGTGACCGAAATGGTGACGCCCGGCGTGGCCGTCAACGATAAAATCCTCGAAAACAGCCAGAACAACTTCCTGGCCGCCGTTCATTTCGGGGGAGACGTGACCGGCGTGGCTTTCCTCGATATTTCCACCGGCGAGTTCTACATCGCGCAGGGCAGCCTTGAATATATCGACAAATTGCTGCAATCGTTCCGCCCCGCAGAAGTCATCTTCGCGCGGCAACAGCAGAAGCATTTCCGGCAAACGTTCGGGTCGAGGTTTTATACCTATAACCTCGACGAGTGGATTTTCACGGGCACCTACGCCCGCGAGATCCTGCTCAAGCATTTCGAAACGCATAACCTGAAAGGGTTCGGTGTGGAGGAACTGGGTGAAGCGATCATCGCCGCAGGCGCCACCATGCATTATCTCAAAGACACTGAGCATCCCAACCTGCAGCATATTACCAGCTTGCAGCGCATCGACCAGGATGATTTCCTGTGGATGGACCGCTTTACCATCCGCAACCTCGAGCTGCTGCAAAGCACCGTGGAGCAAGGGAAATCGCTCATCGGCACGCTCGACCATACGCTTACGCCCATGGGCGCGCGCCTGCTCAAACGCTGGATCGTGTTCCCCCTTCGCGACATTCAGAAGATCAACGAAAGGCTCGATGCCGTGGAAACCCTCATCCGCGAAACCGACCTCACCCATAAATTACAACTGCACCTCCGCAACGTGGGCGACCTCGAAAGGCTGGTGTCCAAAATCCCGCTCCGCAAGATCAATCCGCGCGAAGTGATGCAGCTGGCCAGGGCGCTGAAAGAAGTGGAAGACGTTTCCGCCCTCCTCGGCGACGTGCAAGACCCCATGCTGCGGCAGTTACAGGAACAGCTCGATCCCTGCAGGCCTATCCTGGACAGGATTTTGCAGCAGATTTCCGATAACCCGCCCGTGCTGGCTAACAAAGGCGGCGTGATCCGCGAAGGGGTAGACGCTACGCTCGACGATCTCCGCGCCATCGCCTCCAGCGGCAAGGAATACCTGCTCCGCATCCAGCAGCAGGAATCCGAGGCAACGGGGATCCCTTCCCTCAAAGTGGCGTTCAACAACGTGTTCGGGTATTATCTCGAAGTGACCAACACGCACAAGAACAAGGTGCCCGACAACTGGATCCGCAAGCAAACCCTCGCCAACGCCGAACGTTACATCACGCCGGAGCTGAAGGAATATGAAGAGAAAATCGTAGGCGCGGAAGATAAGATCATGGCGCTGGAAATACAGCTGTACGATGCGCTGATCCTCGCCCTGCAGGAATTCATCGTGCCCGTGCAGCGCAACGCACAGGCCCTTGCGCGGCTCGACTGCCTCCATTGCTTCGCGCATAACGCCGTGCAGTTCAAATACCGCCGGCCGGTGGTGAACGACGGTTTCCAGCTGAACATTACCGAAGGCCGCCACCCCGTGATCGAACAGGGATTGCCGCCGGGGGAAAGCTACGTCAACAACGATCTGTTGCTCGATCACGAGCAGCAGCAGGTGATCATCCTCACCGGGCCCAACATGTCGGGTAAATCGGCATTGCTGCGGCAAACGGCGCTCATCACGCTCATGGCGCACATGGGCAGTTTCGTGCCTGCCAGCGCGGCGGAAATCGGGCTGACCGACAAAATATTCACCCGCGTCGGCGCGAGCGACAATCTCAGCGGCGGGGAATCGACCTTCATGGTGGAGATGAACGAAACGGCGAGCATCATCAACAACATTTCGCCGCGCAGCCTCATCATCCTCGACGAGATCGGCCGGGGAACGAGCACCTACGACGGGATTTCCATCGCCTGGAGCATCGTGGAGTACCTGCACGATATGACGGAACACCGTCCCAAAACCCTTTTCGCCACGCACTACCACGAACTGAACGAACTGGAGAACACGCATTCCCGCGTGAAAAACTTCCATATCACCAATAAAGAAGTCGGCAACAAGATCATCTTCCTCCGGAAACTGGCGCCGGGCGGCAGCAGCCAAAGCTTCGGTATCCACGTGGCCCGTATCGCCGGGATGCCGCCACAGCTCATCAAGCGGGCAAATGAAATCCTCTCCCAGCTGGAAAGCCAGCATATCGAGGCGCCCATGGAGCAGATCGCCGCGCCGGTGCAGAAGATGCAGCTCAGCATTTTCGATTCGCACAGCGATACGTTCAAGGCCATCCGTGAAAAGCTCAGCGAGATGGACATCAACCGCCTCACGCCCGTGCAGGCTTTGATGAAACTGAGCGAGATCAAGGACATGCTGCAATAA
- a CDS encoding SusD/RagB family nutrient-binding outer membrane lipoprotein, with protein sequence MKKIIIGIIAFSIALSSCKKSLEKEFPNPENYDKTGNLFAGMFTKTLYSWKLYVQDYGEWWWELAGTGSMGVAGYSQVCQRYITDRYAWFSTFDDLTGTTAFGSENQLWQNRLGAFYGSVNAWAVIKDNIATVTGAELDDNKIYYSLTTVMKDYAALLAVDFYNGIPYSEAFKGKDRLFFPKYDDPKEIYKSVLDELKKISNELPGEYDKMSVSAKAVFNTQDIAFRGDVNAWVQYINAIRLKFAVRISGVEEAFAKGHIQDVLSKKNLPTADQVWAMPYALMGNGGGEWIRGISEGWPATFIPDIIMRRISRNNPRYEPGIDDPRLPVLAMPTKFSEFTAIPAILDYRGVNMNADGQKAAYVAGERYYTGGPYGELAEHLKQNSRSMYSLATFARNETFPVYMMSLAETDLLLSEVALKNLGATGKTAAEHIKDAISHSTDFWYTLNKNSPFAAGNPIMHPAKPSAAVIGTFADSIVTRFNSRGNVEDKMELIMQQKYIHLNLMCPYELWAELRRTRHPKLEPMTFNAKVMKPLPERLRYPTSEQQTNPDNYATVKSQDNFTTPIFWVPTALRGVKPYWDNYNYE encoded by the coding sequence ATGAAAAAGATAATCATAGGGATAATTGCATTTTCAATAGCGCTTTCGTCTTGCAAGAAGTCGCTTGAAAAAGAATTCCCCAACCCGGAAAACTATGACAAAACCGGTAACCTGTTTGCCGGGATGTTCACCAAAACCCTCTACTCCTGGAAGCTGTATGTGCAGGATTATGGCGAATGGTGGTGGGAGCTGGCTGGCACCGGTTCGATGGGCGTTGCCGGTTACTCACAGGTATGTCAGCGCTATATTACCGACCGGTACGCCTGGTTCTCGACTTTCGACGACCTTACCGGCACTACGGCCTTCGGTTCCGAAAACCAGCTTTGGCAGAACAGGCTGGGCGCCTTCTACGGCAGCGTAAACGCGTGGGCCGTTATTAAAGACAATATCGCAACGGTAACTGGCGCCGAGCTGGACGATAACAAGATCTACTACTCGCTTACAACCGTGATGAAGGATTATGCGGCGTTGCTGGCGGTTGACTTTTATAATGGTATTCCCTACTCGGAAGCGTTCAAGGGCAAAGACAGGCTGTTTTTCCCCAAATATGACGATCCGAAGGAAATCTATAAAAGCGTGTTGGATGAGCTGAAAAAAATATCAAATGAGCTGCCCGGGGAATATGATAAAATGTCCGTATCCGCGAAAGCAGTATTCAATACACAGGATATTGCGTTCCGTGGCGATGTAAACGCATGGGTGCAATACATCAATGCCATCCGGCTGAAATTTGCAGTAAGGATTTCAGGAGTTGAGGAAGCGTTTGCCAAAGGGCATATCCAGGATGTACTTTCCAAGAAAAATCTTCCCACGGCAGACCAGGTATGGGCCATGCCATATGCTTTGATGGGCAATGGTGGCGGCGAATGGATCCGCGGTATCAGCGAAGGCTGGCCCGCCACATTCATCCCCGATATTATCATGCGGAGGATTAGCCGGAACAATCCCCGTTACGAGCCGGGTATCGACGACCCGCGGCTGCCCGTTCTGGCAATGCCTACGAAGTTCAGCGAATTTACTGCCATTCCGGCTATATTGGACTATCGTGGCGTAAACATGAACGCTGATGGCCAGAAAGCTGCCTATGTTGCCGGCGAAAGGTATTATACCGGCGGCCCGTATGGCGAATTGGCCGAGCACTTGAAACAGAACTCCCGTTCCATGTATAGCCTCGCTACGTTTGCACGTAACGAAACATTTCCGGTGTATATGATGTCGTTGGCGGAAACGGACCTGTTGTTATCGGAAGTGGCCCTCAAAAATCTCGGCGCAACCGGGAAAACGGCCGCAGAGCATATTAAAGACGCGATCAGCCATTCCACGGATTTCTGGTATACGCTGAACAAGAACAGCCCCTTTGCCGCAGGAAATCCGATTATGCATCCTGCCAAACCTTCCGCAGCTGTTATCGGTACCTTTGCTGACTCCATTGTTACCAGGTTCAACAGCAGAGGGAACGTAGAGGATAAGATGGAATTGATCATGCAGCAGAAGTATATCCACCTGAACCTCATGTGCCCTTACGAATTATGGGCAGAATTGAGAAGGACGCGCCATCCCAAACTGGAGCCCATGACCTTCAACGCCAAAGTGATGAAGCCGCTCCCGGAACGTTTGAGATATCCTACTTCAGAGCAGCAGACCAATCCTGACAACTACGCTACCGTTAAGAGCCAGGATAACTTCACCACCCCGATATTCTGGGTGCCTACCGCACTGAGAGGCGTTAAACCGTATTGGGACAATTACAACTACGAATAA